The genomic window TTAAACATCTAAATTTATTACGGTATGAAAATAGAGACACCAGTATAACTTTTACTCTAGTTCGTCTTCATAACCGATAACATCACCATCATCATTGGTTATGGCTTTTTTGCCTTCCCAATTAACTAAAATTGCATTTCCAGCTTCATCACGCTCTTTTCTGAGGATAACAACGCTTTTACCCGAATTTTCCGACCAGTCTTGAACTGTAAATCCTGCTTCAGTTTCTTCAGGGTATCTAAGAGCCATCTTCTGCCATGCTTCCTCTTCACTCTCGGCGTGAATATAATATCCCTGTCTGGCGGTTATGTCGTCGCGTCCATAACAGTCACAGGTATAAGAAGCATTGCGAGTACATCTGTATTCTTTTAGCGTCAGATTATCAATCTCAACAGGATTAGGCAGAATGTTATGAATGTGTTTTAAGCCTTGACGTAATTCATTGGCAGTAAAATCATAACCACGTTGTTTAGCTATAGCGAGCATAGCTGGTGTATCTTTTTTATCCAGAGCTTTCATAAACTGTGCTGCTAAATTATCGTCTTGAAGAACAGCAATAAAGAAATCAAGGACTGGCTTAGGTGCTGACATGGGATTTATTGGTAATTATCACTAGCTAATTCAATTAATTCCTGTAACTTCTCTGCTCCGATATATTCAATTATTTCTGACAAATCTTCTTCGGTAATTTTACCCTGTGAAAGAATTCCTCCACGCCAATGATTGATATTGTCATAGGTATTAGGGTCTAGTTGCTCGGCATTTGCTTCTAAGTATTGCTGAAGTTCGTGAGCCAAGGCAAAGACAAGATTTGACTGATTTCGTTTCTGAGAATGAGAATATTCGTTTTCCACAACTGATAACAGATTAGATTAGTATCGTAACTGGAGCGATCGCTGGTAGAAATTATTGTATCGCCCATACGCGCTCGGATATATTATTCAAACAGTGACAACTGTATTATCTTGGCTTTCTTTGAATTATTAAGATTAGACAGTGAAATACCCAACAAGCGAATATTTTTACCATCTAGTTCGACTATTTCTAGTAACTCTACTGCTTCAGTGATAATCACGTCTAAACTATTAATACACTTCTCAAAAGTGCGCGAGCGCGTAATCTGTTGATAATCTGAAAACTTTACCTTTAAAGTCAGCGTTCTACCTGAAGCTTGATGTCTGTCAATACGTTTTTTGAGTGTCTGTGCGATTTGTTCGAGTTTGATAATTATTGTTTCTTTATCCTTCAAGTTCTCGGCAAAGGAATTCTCTGCGCCAATTGATTTACGAATACGATTTGCTTCAACTACTCTATTATCCTTGGCTCTGGCGATGTTGTAGTAATAATTACCTACCTTACCAAAGGAACGTACTAGAAATTCACGCGATCGCTCTTTCAAGTCAAGTCCGTTATCGATCCCCAGACGGCGCATCTTCGCAGCAGTAACCTTACCAATGCCGTGAAACTTTTCTATGGGTAGAGATTCTACAAATGCTTCGGCTTCTTCTGGAAGGATTACAGTCATGCCGTTGGGCTTGTTCATCCCCGATGCTATTTTGGCGAGAAACTTATTAACGGAAACTCCCGCCGATGCAGTGAGATTGGTTTTTTTGAAGATCTCATCGCGGATATGTCGGGCAACTGTAGAAGCATAAAGCAATCCGAGCTTATTTTCAGTAACGTCTAAATAAGCTTCATCTAACGCCACTGGTTCGACGATATCTGTGTAACGCCTAAAAACATCATGGATTTGTGCCGATATTGCTCGATACACTTCAAATCTAGGTTTGACAAAAATAAGATTTGGGCAAAGAGCGATCGCTTGTTTGGATGGCATAGCCGAATGAATGCCGAACTTCCTTGCTTCATAACTCGCAGCAGCTACTACACCACGTTGACGGGGAGAAGCACCAACAGCCAAGGGTTTACCTCGGTATTTAAGATTGTCTCGCTGTTCTACCGAGGCATAGAAAGCGTCCATGTCAATATGAATAATTTTTCTAGTCTGATTCGCCATCAACTGAAAATTGAAAAGCCAATCATTAGTGTAGCCGTACTAATGAAGATTATTCACAACTTCTGATTAACGACAAAACACAAACAAATTTCCCGTCTTCCCTCGTCCTATTCTCGTATCCTCATCTAAGTATGAGGTAATCCATAACGCCTCATTTCTCAAAAACTCCAGCACTGGTATTTTTAGTTCGGGTAAAGTCCAGTCCGATTGACCGAGAAACTTAATAGCCTGTGCGGTAAAAGCATCAAACATAACCATAGCAGCTTGTTGGTCTGGTTCTGGTTGCCAAACTCCTTCAGCACTCAGTTTATATTCTCCAAGTAAGGGAAGTTCGATTAATGCCTGATTATCAGCCTTAATTTTTTCATCTAGGACAGCTAAAGATTGCCAGATTTTGTTGACTTTGATTGCAGTGCCTAAAACATTTGTCATTTCTGCGATGGGACGAGTAACGACTGTTCCGTTAGAAGCATAAACTAGCTGCCAGTCACCGACTAGGCTAGATAGATTA from Myxosarcina sp. GI1 includes these protein-coding regions:
- a CDS encoding PAP/fibrillin family protein; the protein is MTANRDLKAQLFSQIETIGKERSILPFSDTSIDDTIRRLENVNPMTQPLASDNLSSLVGDWQLVYASNGTVVTRPIAEMTNVLGTAIKVNKIWQSLAVLDEKIKADNQALIELPLLGEYKLSAEGVWQPEPDQQAAMVMFDAFTAQAIKFLGQSDWTLPELKIPVLEFLRNEALWITSYLDEDTRIGRGKTGNLFVFCR
- the dinB gene encoding DNA polymerase IV, whose protein sequence is MANQTRKIIHIDMDAFYASVEQRDNLKYRGKPLAVGASPRQRGVVAAASYEARKFGIHSAMPSKQAIALCPNLIFVKPRFEVYRAISAQIHDVFRRYTDIVEPVALDEAYLDVTENKLGLLYASTVARHIRDEIFKKTNLTASAGVSVNKFLAKIASGMNKPNGMTVILPEEAEAFVESLPIEKFHGIGKVTAAKMRRLGIDNGLDLKERSREFLVRSFGKVGNYYYNIARAKDNRVVEANRIRKSIGAENSFAENLKDKETIIIKLEQIAQTLKKRIDRHQASGRTLTLKVKFSDYQQITRSRTFEKCINSLDVIITEAVELLEIVELDGKNIRLLGISLSNLNNSKKAKIIQLSLFE
- a CDS encoding Nif11-like leader peptide family natural product precursor, with product MSAPKPVLDFFIAVLQDDNLAAQFMKALDKKDTPAMLAIAKQRGYDFTANELRQGLKHIHNILPNPVEIDNLTLKEYRCTRNASYTCDCYGRDDITARQGYYIHAESEEEAWQKMALRYPEETEAGFTVQDWSENSGKSVVILRKERDEAGNAILVNWEGKKAITNDDGDVIGYEDELE